In Phycisphaerae bacterium, a single window of DNA contains:
- the ispG gene encoding flavodoxin-dependent (E)-4-hydroxy-3-methylbut-2-enyl-diphosphate synthase, producing the protein MTPRRKTRQVMVGPVPVGGDAPISIQSMTSTYTHDVDATVAQIRRLAEAGCDIVRVAVPEKSDTAMLPAILDQSPVPIVADVHFHYERAMEAIEAGVHKIRLNPGNINDRREVDRVIAACRERGIPIRVGVNEGSVVERRDRRRRSTQQAGLAQDRRSELLRLMVETVEEYLRIFDDNDFHDVVLSAKSIDATMVIDAYRAISERFDLPLHLGLTHAGPPETGRIRSIASLGSLLSQGIGDTIRISYACDPIHEVEDARELLCSLGLRGRAEPELIACPTCGRIEIDLIKLTADVRRKLSGIRVPVKVAVMGCVVNGPGEAEGADVAVFAGKGRGIIYVQGEQKRTVTEAEMLDALYDETVALAEAVQRGETVLSSSKVSIKPPDPLPRRDGTIPLKVSAG; encoded by the coding sequence ATGACTCCTCGAAGGAAAACGCGACAGGTCATGGTGGGGCCGGTGCCCGTCGGGGGGGATGCGCCCATCTCCATTCAGTCCATGACCAGCACCTATACCCACGACGTCGACGCCACCGTGGCCCAGATCCGCCGCCTGGCCGAGGCCGGCTGTGATATTGTCCGGGTAGCGGTTCCGGAGAAGAGCGACACGGCCATGTTGCCCGCGATTCTGGACCAGTCGCCCGTTCCCATCGTGGCGGATGTCCATTTCCACTACGAACGGGCCATGGAGGCCATCGAGGCGGGCGTGCACAAGATTCGCCTCAACCCGGGTAACATCAATGACCGCCGCGAGGTGGATCGGGTCATCGCCGCGTGCCGTGAACGGGGCATTCCCATTCGCGTGGGGGTGAACGAAGGCAGCGTCGTCGAGCGTCGGGACCGCCGGCGGCGCTCCACACAGCAGGCGGGGCTCGCCCAGGACCGGCGGAGCGAACTCCTCCGCCTGATGGTTGAGACCGTCGAGGAATACCTTCGCATTTTCGACGACAACGATTTCCACGACGTCGTCCTCAGCGCCAAGAGCATCGACGCCACGATGGTGATCGACGCATACCGGGCCATCAGCGAGCGGTTCGACCTTCCCCTGCACCTGGGCCTGACCCACGCCGGCCCGCCGGAGACTGGTCGCATTCGCTCCATCGCCTCGCTGGGCTCGCTCCTGTCGCAGGGAATCGGCGACACGATCCGTATCTCGTATGCCTGTGATCCGATTCACGAAGTCGAGGACGCCCGCGAACTGCTCTGCTCGCTCGGGCTGCGCGGCCGGGCTGAGCCTGAGCTGATCGCTTGCCCGACCTGCGGGCGGATCGAAATCGACCTCATCAAGCTCACGGCCGATGTCCGGCGCAAGCTCTCCGGCATTCGAGTTCCGGTGAAGGTGGCCGTAATGGGTTGTGTGGTTAACGGTCCTGGGGAGGCAGAGGGTGCAGACGTGGCCGTGTTTGCCGGCAAGGGGCGGGGAATCATCTACGTCCAGGGTGAGCAGAAGCGAACCGTGACCGAAGCCGAGATGCTCGACGCGCTCTACGACGAAACCGTGGCGCTGGCGGAAGCGGTGCAGCGCGGCGAGACGGTGCTCAGTAGTAGCAAGGTATCGATCAAGCCGCCAGATCCGCTACCTCGCCGAGACGGGACGATTCCCCTCAAAGTCTCGGCCGGATGA
- a CDS encoding LPP20 family lipoprotein yields the protein MRSKLCFVLAAGAALVLITPVAKAQNAVTDAQNKLLAKRAAEADCFRKLTETVYGLQLNSETTVRDFVTESDQIRTSVNQFIKGIRTQKPTYYDDGVAEVECEVTVANVITSIKQAHSTHYHGNKVTTTDIETISKRIQKDVISAVGSGAPRPDVPPDLPPQAMDQLPPLPQDYTPPRRAIPEIWKSVGPQGRLMAERAARVDALRKLLETIKGLRLNSETLVRDFVTESDEIATRAEGIVVGASEVSTYLHDDELIAEVTMQVPVERVLTKIKELHSEHYHGNRVTATHIENVKKEIERDTVEATGMGVPPQRFLKEAEAKGVSSPDWMANVLQATGQGTDPEMNTAQGKLRAARAAALDGLRKLAEQIYGLRIDSNTTVRDFVTQRDEIRSQVDAVLTGAFQEPATFSEDVATVVVTLPAAEVWSVVNSEIRHERRSGS from the coding sequence ATGAGATCGAAGCTCTGTTTCGTGCTCGCCGCAGGCGCGGCGCTGGTCCTGATCACGCCGGTTGCTAAGGCGCAAAACGCTGTTACCGATGCCCAGAACAAGCTGCTGGCCAAGCGCGCAGCGGAAGCGGATTGCTTCCGCAAGCTCACGGAAACCGTCTACGGTCTGCAGCTCAACTCTGAGACCACCGTGCGCGACTTTGTAACGGAAAGTGACCAGATTCGCACCTCGGTCAACCAGTTCATCAAGGGCATTCGCACGCAGAAGCCCACCTATTACGACGACGGCGTGGCCGAGGTCGAGTGCGAAGTAACTGTCGCGAATGTGATCACGAGCATCAAGCAGGCACACAGCACGCACTATCACGGAAACAAGGTGACCACGACGGACATCGAGACGATCAGCAAGCGGATTCAGAAGGACGTGATCTCGGCCGTGGGTAGCGGAGCGCCGCGTCCCGACGTTCCGCCCGACCTCCCTCCTCAGGCGATGGATCAGCTTCCGCCGCTGCCGCAGGACTACACGCCGCCCCGCCGGGCGATTCCCGAAATCTGGAAATCCGTCGGTCCGCAGGGGCGGCTGATGGCGGAGCGTGCCGCGCGGGTGGACGCACTCCGAAAGCTGCTCGAGACAATCAAGGGTCTGCGGCTCAACTCCGAGACGCTGGTTCGAGACTTTGTAACCGAGTCGGACGAGATTGCCACGCGAGCCGAGGGCATCGTGGTCGGGGCATCGGAAGTCAGCACCTACCTGCATGATGATGAGCTGATCGCCGAGGTCACCATGCAGGTGCCGGTCGAGCGTGTGCTCACCAAGATCAAGGAGCTGCACAGCGAGCATTACCACGGCAATCGCGTGACGGCCACGCACATCGAAAACGTCAAGAAGGAGATCGAACGGGACACCGTTGAAGCCACCGGCATGGGGGTTCCGCCGCAGCGGTTCCTCAAGGAAGCGGAAGCCAAGGGTGTTTCTTCTCCGGATTGGATGGCGAACGTGCTCCAGGCCACCGGGCAGGGAACCGATCCCGAGATGAATACCGCCCAGGGCAAGCTTCGCGCCGCCCGGGCCGCCGCGCTCGACGGCCTGCGGAAGCTCGCCGAGCAGATCTACGGGCTTCGTATCGATTCCAACACCACGGTGCGGGACTTCGTCACGCAGCGCGACGAGATTCGCTCTCAGGTGGACGCTGTGCTGACCGGAGCCTTCCAGGAACCGGCAACGTTCTCGGAGGACGTGGCCACGGTGGTGGTAACGCTTCCGGCCGCCGAAGTGTGGAGTGTTGTTAACAGCGAAATCCGCCACGAGCGGCGGTCAGGTTCTTAG
- the ftsH gene encoding ATP-dependent zinc metalloprotease FtsH, producing the protein MADGNGQQNPQPPDGRKPGGPNVRLSRNFVSWLFVLGLVLLLVTLLTSSLDPAKEISISEFYKHLENKHVAKLTIKEEDGKIEGELVPTEGTAAGAPPERFFVEYPRAAIDDEFLRRLIRESNAEVSAQRTNQFVLVLLSMLPWILIFAFIWFVIFRQIRNAGGGAGMLGSFGRSRHRVTAKEHTNVTFADVAGIEEAKEEVQEIIEFLKAPKKFQRLGARVPRGILLVGEPGCGKTLLAKAIAGEAEVPFFSISGSDFVEMFVGVGASRVRDLFKQAKENSPCIIFLDEIDAVGRRRGANFGGGGHDEREQTLNAILVEMDGFETNSQIIVIAATNRADVLDPALVRPGRFDRQVYVSLPDLQGRYEILKVHLRKVKLGPNVDIKRMARGTPMFSGAELSALVNEAAIVATLRGKEFVEQEDLEEARDKVRWGRAKKSPASDERDRKLTAYHEAGHALIQALEKEADPLHKVSIIPRGPYGGATFSLPERDRMVYSRNYLLATMRVLFGGRLAEEIFFNEVSSGAAADIKQVTEIAQRMVREWGMGENVGFIYYGDDGGRGAMFDLRGGRDISERTAEVIDSEVKRLVDAAHTDARRILTEHREKLEAIALALLKFETITGDEVNALIRGESLDRKGVADLLDSADARPNREVGVARPAKPKTEPGLGDGMLPQPG; encoded by the coding sequence ATGGCGGATGGCAACGGCCAACAAAACCCACAGCCTCCCGACGGACGCAAGCCCGGTGGTCCGAATGTACGCCTCTCGCGCAATTTCGTGAGCTGGCTTTTCGTCCTTGGACTGGTCCTGCTCTTGGTTACGCTGCTGACGAGCTCGCTCGATCCCGCCAAGGAGATCAGCATCAGCGAGTTCTACAAGCATCTTGAGAACAAGCATGTGGCCAAGCTGACCATCAAGGAGGAGGACGGCAAGATCGAAGGCGAGCTGGTCCCGACGGAGGGGACCGCCGCCGGGGCGCCGCCCGAGCGATTCTTCGTCGAGTACCCGCGGGCTGCGATCGACGACGAGTTTCTCCGGCGGCTCATTCGTGAATCCAACGCGGAAGTGTCCGCCCAACGAACCAACCAGTTCGTGCTCGTGCTGCTGAGCATGCTTCCGTGGATTCTCATTTTCGCCTTTATCTGGTTCGTCATCTTCCGCCAGATTCGCAACGCCGGCGGAGGAGCAGGCATGTTGGGCAGTTTCGGCAGATCGCGCCACCGTGTCACCGCCAAAGAGCATACCAACGTGACCTTCGCGGACGTGGCGGGCATCGAGGAGGCCAAGGAGGAAGTTCAGGAAATCATCGAGTTCCTCAAGGCCCCGAAGAAGTTTCAGCGCCTGGGCGCGCGCGTCCCGCGCGGCATCCTGCTGGTCGGCGAACCGGGATGCGGCAAGACGCTCCTGGCCAAGGCCATCGCCGGCGAAGCGGAAGTGCCGTTTTTCTCCATCAGCGGTTCGGACTTCGTGGAGATGTTCGTCGGCGTGGGCGCCTCCCGCGTGCGCGACCTGTTCAAGCAGGCCAAGGAAAATTCGCCCTGCATTATCTTCCTGGATGAGATCGACGCGGTCGGGCGGCGCCGCGGGGCCAATTTCGGAGGCGGCGGGCATGACGAACGCGAGCAGACGCTCAACGCCATTCTCGTGGAGATGGACGGATTCGAGACGAATTCGCAGATCATCGTCATCGCCGCGACCAACCGGGCCGACGTGCTCGATCCGGCGCTGGTCCGACCGGGACGGTTTGACCGCCAGGTGTATGTCTCGCTGCCCGATCTCCAGGGTCGCTATGAAATCCTCAAGGTCCATCTTCGCAAGGTGAAGCTGGGTCCCAACGTGGACATCAAGCGGATGGCTCGGGGAACGCCCATGTTCAGCGGTGCCGAGCTTTCCGCGTTGGTGAACGAGGCCGCGATCGTCGCCACCCTGCGCGGCAAGGAATTCGTCGAGCAGGAGGATTTGGAAGAGGCCCGCGACAAGGTCCGCTGGGGACGGGCGAAGAAGAGCCCCGCCTCCGACGAGCGCGACCGCAAACTCACGGCCTACCACGAGGCCGGTCATGCCCTCATTCAGGCCTTGGAAAAAGAGGCCGATCCGTTGCACAAGGTCAGCATTATTCCGCGCGGACCCTACGGCGGGGCGACATTCTCGCTGCCGGAACGCGACCGCATGGTCTATTCCCGCAATTACCTCCTGGCCACCATGCGCGTGCTGTTCGGGGGGCGGTTGGCCGAGGAAATCTTCTTCAACGAAGTCAGCAGCGGTGCCGCCGCGGACATCAAACAGGTAACTGAAATCGCCCAGCGCATGGTTCGCGAATGGGGCATGGGCGAGAACGTCGGCTTCATTTACTACGGCGACGACGGCGGACGGGGCGCCATGTTCGATTTGCGCGGCGGCCGCGACATTTCCGAGCGGACGGCCGAGGTCATCGACTCGGAAGTCAAGCGCCTCGTGGATGCCGCCCACACCGACGCACGGCGCATCCTCACGGAGCACCGGGAGAAGCTCGAGGCGATTGCGCTGGCCCTGCTGAAATTCGAGACCATCACCGGCGACGAAGTCAACGCGTTGATCCGCGGGGAGTCGCTGGACCGCAAGGGCGTTGCCGACCTGCTGGACAGCGCCGACGCCCGTCCGAATCGCGAAGTGGGCGTGGCCCGTCCCGCCAAGCCCAAGACTGAACCGGGACTAGGCGACGGCATGTTGCCCCAGCCGGGGTAG
- a CDS encoding LptE family protein encodes MVQSRIKPFFAFGAAVIFAALSGCGYSTTRPFPTDIQTVHVEMFQSREFRRELEFQLTEALVKRIEMDTPYRVTRLEDADAVLSGEVISVQNRVFGDDFDTDLPREIGSTITVRYRLQDIRTGRILVEKPRFVYQTSYIPPVGETFRVAMVRGMGGLAEQIVESMESGW; translated from the coding sequence ATGGTCCAGTCCAGAATCAAGCCGTTCTTCGCTTTCGGCGCCGCGGTCATTTTCGCTGCCCTTTCCGGCTGCGGATACTCCACCACCCGTCCGTTTCCGACCGATATTCAGACGGTCCACGTGGAGATGTTTCAATCCCGGGAGTTTCGACGCGAGCTTGAATTCCAGTTGACCGAAGCGTTGGTAAAGCGGATCGAGATGGACACGCCCTATCGGGTGACGCGCCTGGAGGACGCCGACGCGGTCCTCAGCGGGGAGGTCATCAGCGTACAAAACCGTGTGTTCGGCGATGATTTCGACACCGATCTGCCCCGGGAGATTGGTTCGACGATCACCGTACGTTATCGACTCCAGGACATCCGAACGGGCCGGATTCTGGTCGAAAAACCGCGATTCGTGTATCAGACCAGTTACATCCCCCCCGTGGGGGAGACCTTCCGCGTCGCCATGGTCCGGGGGATGGGCGGCCTGGCTGAGCAGATCGTCGAGTCGATGGAATCCGGATGGTAG
- the bamD gene encoding outer membrane protein assembly factor BamD, whose amino-acid sequence MNGSMGHCASGWSRRSFVGRDTLSVPLLAAMILLGNVLPARAEPPRARSLTFDPAKRDWVEQPPPPKSTPEGALYEIRRLNRDREYRKAIAAAKRFEKSYGREQELFPEVMIARAEALVGRREFEKAHKLLQEFLNRYGGMAVTSEAIRLEFVIAESFLGGAKRKFLGLRIVPGKELGLQILDDISSNYPDRPEAILAIKTKGDYFYRTGEYDLAEIEYARLVKDYPLSRYHRYAMRRAADATLAAFRGIPYDDAPLVEARERYLDYLNQYPDAAGRTEENVRLILADIAEKRAEKMLNIADWYARTDHLASAVFYLERIARDFADTAAAVEARTRLSLLGETLPEAGG is encoded by the coding sequence ATGAATGGGTCCATGGGCCACTGCGCATCCGGGTGGTCGCGGCGCTCTTTCGTAGGTCGTGATACGCTTTCCGTGCCGCTATTGGCCGCAATGATCCTGCTCGGCAATGTCCTACCGGCACGGGCCGAGCCACCGCGCGCCCGTTCGCTCACGTTCGATCCCGCCAAGCGCGACTGGGTCGAGCAGCCGCCGCCGCCCAAGAGCACGCCTGAGGGGGCGCTGTACGAAATCCGCCGGCTCAATCGAGATCGCGAATACCGTAAGGCGATCGCCGCAGCGAAACGCTTCGAGAAGAGCTACGGGCGGGAGCAGGAGCTTTTTCCGGAGGTCATGATCGCCCGGGCCGAGGCCCTGGTCGGACGGCGCGAATTTGAGAAAGCCCACAAGCTGCTCCAGGAGTTTCTCAATCGCTATGGGGGCATGGCGGTCACATCGGAGGCCATCCGGCTCGAGTTCGTCATCGCCGAGTCCTTCCTGGGCGGCGCCAAGCGGAAGTTTCTGGGTCTGCGCATCGTTCCCGGCAAGGAGCTCGGCCTGCAGATCCTGGACGATATATCTTCGAATTACCCCGATCGACCCGAGGCCATTCTGGCCATCAAGACCAAGGGGGATTACTTCTACCGCACCGGCGAATACGATCTGGCGGAGATTGAATATGCTCGACTCGTGAAGGACTATCCGCTCAGCCGTTATCACCGTTATGCCATGCGTCGCGCGGCCGATGCGACCTTGGCCGCGTTTCGCGGGATCCCGTACGATGACGCCCCGCTCGTTGAAGCGCGAGAGCGCTACCTCGATTATCTCAACCAGTATCCGGATGCCGCGGGCCGCACCGAAGAAAACGTCCGGCTGATACTCGCGGATATCGCCGAGAAGCGCGCGGAAAAGATGCTCAACATTGCCGACTGGTACGCGCGCACCGATCATCTGGCGTCGGCGGTGTTCTACCTGGAGCGTATTGCACGCGACTTTGCGGATACGGCCGCGGCGGTCGAGGCGCGCACCCGGTTGTCCCTGCTCGGCGAAACGTTACCGGAAGCAGGGGGTTAA
- a CDS encoding HEAT repeat domain-containing protein produces MIKTPFKTAISPLIAVNLLIAALVAGCSQPKAQYKPAWLISRSDVERYSLSLLVEPDADVRRMTIERLAETGHADDPKAVEALIRALRGDPSESVRCAAVCALRDVGGPSIAGEFLDVLAAGPSSNSPRAAGPKLRWELVYALRSPQCAGHSDVELHTRIRDRAIEILGSDPDRDVRMEAARLLGHYESRETLASLIKALRQADFGVVYEAGRSLERLTGKELPYEPGPWEQWLASTSDPFADKPAEDEPSKSRHSWWPFGGSSARR; encoded by the coding sequence ATGATCAAGACTCCATTCAAGACCGCAATCTCGCCATTGATCGCCGTGAATCTCCTCATCGCCGCGCTCGTGGCCGGATGCTCCCAACCAAAGGCCCAGTACAAGCCGGCATGGCTGATTTCTCGAAGTGACGTCGAGCGCTACTCTCTCTCGCTGCTCGTAGAGCCCGATGCAGACGTCCGTCGAATGACCATTGAGCGCCTCGCGGAAACGGGCCATGCAGACGACCCGAAAGCGGTCGAAGCGTTGATCCGCGCGCTTCGCGGCGACCCGAGCGAGTCGGTGCGATGCGCGGCCGTGTGCGCCCTGCGCGATGTCGGCGGCCCATCCATCGCCGGAGAATTCCTCGATGTTCTTGCCGCCGGTCCCAGTTCGAATTCACCACGCGCCGCGGGTCCGAAGCTCCGCTGGGAGCTGGTCTATGCCCTGCGGAGCCCCCAGTGCGCCGGCCACAGCGATGTCGAGCTGCACACGCGGATTCGGGATCGGGCCATCGAGATTCTGGGCAGCGATCCGGATCGCGACGTGCGCATGGAGGCGGCGCGACTTCTGGGTCATTACGAATCAAGGGAGACGCTGGCATCGCTGATTAAGGCCCTCCGGCAGGCCGATTTCGGCGTGGTGTACGAAGCCGGCCGATCGCTGGAACGCCTCACGGGCAAGGAGCTGCCCTATGAGCCGGGTCCGTGGGAGCAGTGGCTCGCTTCTACCAGCGATCCGTTCGCCGACAAACCCGCCGAGGACGAGCCTTCCAAGTCCAGACATTCATGGTGGCCCTTCGGCGGGAGCAGCGCCCGTCGCTGA